The genomic segment ATATCGAAGTCACAAAGGCCAGAACGACGAGTGAGGCCTGCCGGAAAAACAGGCGAGTGAATGTGCTGAACCTCCTAAGATGAAACCGGATGCTGACATTGTGGGACGCTTCCGAGCCTGGATAGCCCTAAGACATCAGAGGGCGGAAGGTTACAGCTTCTTTTCAAGGAGCGTCCATGTTCAATCCAGTCTGTAATCGTCGAGCTGAGAGGTGGCCATCAGGAAGCAATAAAAAACGAAGGAATGCCTCTACATCACAGAAGTCGCTTGATGTTCAGAAATGGCTTCAGTGGTGCAAAACCAGCCGAGCTTTGAGGCATGAGCAAAACACTGTTGGACCAGAGCTGCTTGTTCATCTGGTTTCAAGCGACTTTTGGCAAATCCCGATGCGATCGCATCGGCAACGGAAGAACCTTCTCGGAATGCACTCAGTATGAGGAAAGTCTCCCGCTCAATCCTGCGGTAGTAGACTGAATCGTCGAAACGATGCACAGCAAGGTAAACACGCTGCTGGCGCATCGATGGAAGCTTCATTCGATACTGCGTATCTTTCTGGCTCGTCGCACTGCTCACGATATCGGTCTCGGGCATTCCCTTCTTTACTGCCAGGACAAGGGTGTCGACCGGATACGTGAGTTCGAGAAGTTGCAGATGAGGCTGCAGGAAAAGCCGGGAGTCGGGCCCGATCGTCTCAACTTCTTCAGCCGTCAATGGCTCCAGGCGTTTACTGTCAAAGGCGTCGACATATGCCCATTCGAGCTTCGCCACATCAACCGCGAGCTTATGACGCTTGCCCACGAGTTCTGGATGATCGACCAGAAAGGCAGGCAGCTTTGCTCCCAGATCCCGCAGCGTCCAAGATGTCGAGGGATGCGCGTGCAGGTAGGCGACTATGAGTGATTCGAAGCGTTTCGGCCCCAACACAGCGTTCAAGCTTGGATAGTCTTCAGAGACCGCGCTCATCAGGCGAAACCAGTACTGCCGGTTGTAGATCTCAAGACGCTCAAATGAAGAGAGTCGTGAGTTCGGTGCGATGTAGCTTGCTGCCAGCTCTTCGGTGGAACTGCCGTCCTCAGTGGTCTGCTGCATCTCATAAGCCGCCGTCAGCGGGCGGCGAACATCTTCTGCCATCCTGCGTTGAAGGTCGAGAAGGTTCATACAAAGGCCTCCTCAAACAAGGGCCGTCCATTTGGCACAACTGGCGACTCCGACAACAGAAATCGATTGGCTTTCAACGCCTCGGCATGAACCTCTTCAAATGACGGAATGCTGTCGTCCCACTCCAGCAAAGTAGCCGTTGGTCCGCAACGCTCGATCGCGCGCGCGTAGAGTGCCCACACAGGGTCAAGCACGGGATGATCGTGTGTATCGAGGGTGTAACGTTCAAACTTGGAGTGCCCCGCAATGTGAATCTGTGCCACACGTTCGACTGGAATGGCATTCACGTAGTCGAATGGATTGAATTCGTGATTCTGCGAGGAAACATAGATGTTATTTACATCCAGCAGAATTCCGCAATCAGCAGCGTGGACAACCTCATTCAGAAATTCCCACTCGGTCATCTCAGAGTCGTGATACTCCGCATAGCTGCTCACGTTCTCTACCGCGACCGGAATCTCCAGATAATCCTGTACCTGACGCACGCGCTCAGCGGTGATGCGAGCCGCCTCGAACGTATACGGGAGGGGCAACAAGTCGTGTGTATAGCGTCCGTCGACGCTGCCCCAGCAGAGATGATCAGAGAGCCAGGGCGTATTAGTGCGCCGCGTCAGCTCCTTAATGCGTTTCAGGTGATCCCGATGCAGCGGCTGGGCGCTTCCGAAGTACATCGATACACCGTGCTGAACCACGCGGTACTGGTCAAGAATCTGATCGAGGATCTTGAGAGGGCGGCCACCGTCGACCATGTAGTTCTCCGAGATGATCTCAAACCAATCGACCACTGGCTTCTTCGTGAGGATGTGATCGTAATGCGGCACTCTCAGGCCAATGCCGACTCCGTAGTCGGTAAATCCATTGAAGCGATTGGCTGGCATGTGTTCTCCCGGCTTCTCTGCTTTGTCGGTTGGTAGGAGGTCCGCAGCAAATGCCAGACCCCCTACACTGGGAAGGATTAGCTCTTCGGCTTGGAACCGTCGGTGGCGCAGGCTCCCTGTCCCTTGCAGGCGTTCTTGCCAGCGTGCTTCTTGTCGCCGCCGCCCTGTCCCTTGCAGTCGTTCTGCCCCTTACAGGCATGCTTGGGGAGCGTCTTCTGGTCATCCGCTGCCATGACACCGACGACTGCGGAGAGGCTGGAGGCCCCCGCGTGGCCGGAGACGGGCTGAGCGCTAAGACGGGCTGTGGTTCCACCGAGGAGGCCGGCGAAAGCCGCCGCCAGTGCGAGATTGCTTACCGTATTGGTCTTCATGAAGAGTTCCTTTCGGGTTAGGCCAGGGCGTCTGGCGGGTTGAGAGTGTTATGACCATAAGGGAGTCCGACCTGGGAGAACCTCTCCCTTACGCTTTCGGGCGCATGTCTGAAGCATTCGGTCACACAAAGTTACAAGTGGTTTTGAAAATTCGGAACGAGTGAATTGCTAGAGAGGCAGCGTCTCAGCACCCACAATGGCTCCCTGATGCGGCTCCTGCGCGAAGAGGATCAGGTGATGCGCCGCACGGCCAATCTGAAATCCGTCAGGGACAGCAATATGAATGGAGTGTTGCGCATCGTCCTTCACGGTAGCTATGCGGCTTAGAAACCGGGCGACGGAGACATGCTGGAGTGAGCGCCCGGAGTTCTCCCCACGGAGTACGTTCGAACGATCACTGTCATCTGTAAGAACCGCGATGACATCCAGAGATTTCGATACAGGGGCACTCAGCGAAAATGTCACGTCCAGGACTGACGTGTTATGAGACGACGAGATAATGTGAAGAGCTACATGGCTGCGTCGAGAGTCCTCTTCGAGCGCTCGCTTGAGTGCAGACCCGTCACTGCCCACGAACTGGTCCCGCCCATTCACGACCATCTGGGGGGTATATGAGCCTTCCGGGGACAGGCGCGAAGCGTACGCGCTCTGCCTGGCGGTGAAGGCAGGTAAAGAATAAGGGTCCTTCCAGCCCAATTCATTCCAATAAGTCACGTGCTCACTGATGCCGACGATGAGCTGCTTGTGCGAGGTCTGCTTTAGATTGATTTGCTGCAGGAGCATGTCGGCTGGTGGGCAGCTCGAACACCCCTCGGATGTGAACAACTCCACAATGGCGACTGACGCCGGCTTTTCCACGCTCGGACTCTGGGCGCTTACATGCCCCGAGCTCATATTTAGAGCGAATGCAACAAAGGACAGCGTGTATGCTGCGTGGGATCGCATCGAAGACCTCCTGCTTTCTGCGCCCGTCTG from the Occallatibacter riparius genome contains:
- the bufB gene encoding MNIO family bufferin maturase gives rise to the protein MPANRFNGFTDYGVGIGLRVPHYDHILTKKPVVDWFEIISENYMVDGGRPLKILDQILDQYRVVQHGVSMYFGSAQPLHRDHLKRIKELTRRTNTPWLSDHLCWGSVDGRYTHDLLPLPYTFEAARITAERVRQVQDYLEIPVAVENVSSYAEYHDSEMTEWEFLNEVVHAADCGILLDVNNIYVSSQNHEFNPFDYVNAIPVERVAQIHIAGHSKFERYTLDTHDHPVLDPVWALYARAIERCGPTATLLEWDDSIPSFEEVHAEALKANRFLLSESPVVPNGRPLFEEAFV
- a CDS encoding DUF1223 domain-containing protein, whose amino-acid sequence is MRSHAAYTLSFVAFALNMSSGHVSAQSPSVEKPASVAIVELFTSEGCSSCPPADMLLQQINLKQTSHKQLIVGISEHVTYWNELGWKDPYSLPAFTARQSAYASRLSPEGSYTPQMVVNGRDQFVGSDGSALKRALEEDSRRSHVALHIISSSHNTSVLDVTFSLSAPVSKSLDVIAVLTDDSDRSNVLRGENSGRSLQHVSVARFLSRIATVKDDAQHSIHIAVPDGFQIGRAAHHLILFAQEPHQGAIVGAETLPL
- a CDS encoding HvfC/BufC N-terminal domain-containing protein, with the protein product MNLLDLQRRMAEDVRRPLTAAYEMQQTTEDGSSTEELAASYIAPNSRLSSFERLEIYNRQYWFRLMSAVSEDYPSLNAVLGPKRFESLIVAYLHAHPSTSWTLRDLGAKLPAFLVDHPELVGKRHKLAVDVAKLEWAYVDAFDSKRLEPLTAEEVETIGPDSRLFLQPHLQLLELTYPVDTLVLAVKKGMPETDIVSSATSQKDTQYRMKLPSMRQQRVYLAVHRFDDSVYYRRIERETFLILSAFREGSSVADAIASGFAKSRLKPDEQAALVQQCFAHASKLGWFCTTEAISEHQATSVM